Proteins encoded within one genomic window of Kibdelosporangium phytohabitans:
- a CDS encoding hemerythrin domain-containing protein yields the protein MDVVDLIMDDHREVERLFDELKNQPHKRPLLTPVLCSLLVAHSRAEEAEVYPVAKSDADETDEVEHSQQEHAEAEQLLVELAKTDTESAEYEKVLGKVIDSVTHHVKEEESKLLPGMRSRLDAPRRAQLGEAFVTSRAKHLGDMPGHATREELLQQARNAGISGASSMNRDQLAKALQS from the coding sequence GTGGATGTCGTCGACCTGATCATGGACGACCACCGCGAAGTCGAGCGGCTGTTCGACGAACTGAAGAACCAGCCGCACAAACGGCCGTTGCTGACGCCCGTGCTGTGCTCGCTGCTGGTGGCGCACAGCCGCGCGGAGGAAGCGGAGGTGTACCCGGTCGCCAAGAGCGACGCGGACGAGACCGACGAGGTCGAGCACAGCCAGCAGGAGCACGCCGAAGCCGAGCAACTGCTTGTCGAGCTCGCCAAGACCGACACCGAGTCCGCCGAGTACGAGAAGGTGCTCGGCAAAGTCATCGATTCGGTGACCCACCACGTCAAGGAAGAGGAGTCGAAACTCCTCCCCGGCATGCGCAGCCGCCTCGACGCCCCGCGCCGCGCGCAGCTGGGCGAGGCGTTCGTCACCAGCAGGGCCAAGCACCTCGGAGACATGCCCGGCCACGCCACCAGGGAGGAACTGCTCCAGCAGGCCCGCAACGCGGGCATCAGCGGCGCGTCCAGCATGAACAGGGACCAGCTCGCCAAAGCACTTCAGTCGTGA
- a CDS encoding UdgX family uracil-DNA binding protein (This protein belongs to the uracil DNA glycosylase superfamily, members of which act in excision repair of DNA. However, it belongs more specifically to UdgX branch, whose founding member was found to bind uracil in DNA (where it does not belong), without cleaving it, appears to promote DNA repair by a pathway involving RecA, rather than base excision.) has product MSLAQLRDAACACHNCDLYKDATQTVFGTGPAHARVMMVGEQPGDQEDRAGEPFVGPAGKLLDRAMAEAGIDRSTVYLTNAVKHFKFTERGKRRIHKTPGRTEVVACHPWLLGELAEVEPELVVCLGAVAAKALLGPSFRVTQHRGELLDLPDATARITATVHPSAVLRAENRDEAYREFVDDLVTAWSTL; this is encoded by the coding sequence ATGAGCCTGGCCCAGCTGCGAGACGCCGCGTGCGCGTGCCACAACTGTGACCTGTACAAGGACGCCACTCAGACGGTGTTCGGGACCGGTCCGGCGCACGCGCGGGTGATGATGGTCGGCGAACAGCCGGGCGACCAGGAGGACCGCGCCGGTGAGCCGTTCGTCGGGCCGGCGGGCAAGCTGCTCGACCGGGCGATGGCAGAGGCCGGTATCGACCGGTCCACTGTGTACCTCACCAACGCGGTGAAGCACTTCAAGTTCACCGAACGGGGCAAGCGCCGCATCCACAAGACACCCGGCCGGACCGAGGTGGTGGCGTGCCACCCGTGGCTGCTCGGGGAACTGGCCGAGGTCGAACCCGAACTGGTGGTGTGTCTCGGGGCCGTCGCGGCCAAGGCACTGCTGGGCCCGTCCTTCCGCGTGACACAGCACCGTGGCGAACTGCTCGACCTGCCCGACGCCACCGCGAGGATCACAGCGACCGTGCATCCCTCGGCGGTGCTCCGCGCCGAGAACCGCGACGAGGCCTACCGCGAGTTCGTCGACGACCTGGTCACTGCCTGGAGCACGCTGTGA
- a CDS encoding DUF2945 domain-containing protein, translating into MMTFRKGDKVEWDSHGGTAVGVVVRKITEDTHAGGRTVRASEDDPQYLVRSEKSGGEAVHKPEALRPA; encoded by the coding sequence CTGATGACTTTCCGGAAGGGCGACAAGGTCGAGTGGGACAGCCACGGCGGCACCGCGGTCGGCGTCGTCGTGCGCAAGATCACCGAGGACACGCACGCCGGTGGCCGGACGGTACGCGCGTCCGAGGACGACCCGCAGTACCTGGTCCGCAGTGAGAAAAGCGGCGGCGAGGCGGTGCACAAGCCGGAGGCACTCCGGCCGGCGTGA